The sequence TCGCCGACGtctgatgggagctcaatactcaaggcaccggacgggtaagcctcgccgaccgtagaaaggaaaaggtaaggttgtctagccgggaggctctcgccgacaTCCGATGGAAGCTCAATAATCAAGGCATCGAACGAGTAAGCCTCTCCGGACAGAAGACGGAAAGGGTAAAGTTGTgttgccaggaggctctcgccggcgtccgatgggagctcaatactcaaggcattgAATGGGTAAGCCTCTCTGACCGTAGGAGGAAACGGTAAGGGTGTGTGGCCTTGAGGCTCGCGCCAGCATCCCATGGGAGCTTAATACTGATGGCATCGGATGggtaagccttttttttttttttttttttgaccaaaggatGAAAAAAGTTGTCTAGCCGTGAGACTCTTACCAACATCCgacgggagctcaatactcaaggcgtcgaatgggtaagcctcgccgaccgttgaaaggaaaaagtaatgtggtCTAGACGGGAGGCTCTCACCGACGTCTGATGGGAGGTAAATACTCATGACATAAAACGGGAAAGCCTCTCCGAATGTAAGACGGAAAGGTAAAGTTGAATGGCCAGTATTTGGCCAGACAGtgaaggaggttttttttttttttttttgaacggaAAAGGCAAAGGTTGGCTCAACCAGGAGCACTCTTGCTGTGCCTGACAGGGTGTAATACTAAGAACAATTTGGTTGTCTAAAGGGTAGATGCTATGAGGATTACTtgcataattgtttaaaaaatccAATGAGGTGCTTCCGATAACAAGtcagaaaatcttggtgcagttTGTATTCGAAAATCAAGCGTACAAATATacatttcctgtgccagtgtaccccaaataagTGCCGTAAATCAGCGATATGGTCATTGTCAAATCGTCATCTTGTCAGCGTGTGAGATCGCGGTAAAGTAAGAGAGAGACTCTGTTCTTGACATGGCATGACTATTTgctgttttaaaccatgcaggtgAAGGAAGAGAGCCTATGGCCTGTTGGGCTGGTGATGGAAGCACACATGGCACCTTTGTGTGGGCCACTTCTGCAGTTTGCAGGTGGCTGAAGAGGGTGCATGGCTTTTGGTGATAGCCGGGTGCTGGGAGACAGGAGATTGTTATATGAGAATATGTCTTTTGGAATGTTTTTACAAAGATAATTCACTTGACAAACTTACCGTTTCCTCGCACAAATGAAACGATGGCTGCGTTCCAATCAGCATGATTATTGCTTTCAGAGGGCACTTCGGAGGGAGAATAATCGCGAGGGCCACAGTACTATATAGTTTCAAaatgaatttgtaataataataaagaaggcGAATTAGGTAATAAACTTAAACCACAACTTTAAGTCCTTTAATTCACTCAAATTGGATGGTGAAATCTTCTAGAGGAATAGGTCATAGGGTTGATAACTCAGATAGAACACAGCCCAGGTGAGGCGCTATCAACGACGTCACACAGCAAACTAATGACAAACTATGCCTCTAACCACAGGTAAAGAGCCATCGTTCCAACGACACAAGTTTGTGATGCAGTTTGCGATTGTTAGTTTGAACTGTGATTTCGGGAAACACCGGATCGTTGAACTACGTTGGTAATGACGGAACTTGTGACCAAAGTTGGCAAACGATGCTtctgggaaatgcaccccaggtCGATtctatttgattaatttgaatttTGTCACACAATCAGCTGAGCCACAGAACAACAGCTATCACTACTTGGCCAGAGACGTTCACAGTCCAATGTGTGTACATTCATGAATGCTTCGTGTccggttttctttttctttctttttttttcttcttttttttttggtttggcttttctaaaataaaagttctattaaaaaataattggatttatgatatatttatttctgtacaAGTGAAGGAAAATTATAATAAGCAGCCActgtatacagaaaaaaaaaaaaaaaaaggcaagaggTCCTAAGAAACATTCTTAAGGTAATTAAATGGAAGTGCTGCAAGCTTATTTATTGCTTCTCAAAAGGTTTATAATCATTATTGAAACCAGCAATATTAATTTAGATAGTTCATCATAAAAATCCAGATTATACAGAATAAATGCAGAATAGATACATATTCATCACCTAATGCTTGCTGTGACTATAATTAACCTATGTCTGGAGAACTTTCCTAACAAGTTTAGTTGTCATTGTTTGGCAGCTCAGAGAATGGCTGCAGTGCATCTCGCAGTGTATCCAGAATCTTCTGAAGCTCATCTGTCGTCTCCTTTATTTTTGTCACAAATTTCATGGTCTCAGACTTCAGCTCTTCTGCTTGTTGAGTGTTTGAAGGCAGCAGGTTTGTTGTGTCGCTGTTATTTGACGTCTGGTTAGTCGACCCAGTGCCTTGGTTACTGGTAGATTttgattttcctttcctttcctttaaaGCATAATCTTGGCGAATCTTGTGAATTTCTCTGGAGTCGAGAAAAACAAAGAAGATGTCAACAGCTACAAAAAGAGCAGTCAAAACTCCAGTAGCTGCTTCAGCCACACGAACAGCTCTCGCAGCCTGAGCTGCAACCTTCCCAACATTTACGACTTCAATTAAACGGAGAAGCTCCGGAATGCCTCCCAGTCCTCGTCCAAGTCGAGCTCCAGCATTTGCCCCAGGTTGTGCATTGATAGACGACTGATCACTTGTGGAAAACTGTCTTTCTAAAGTTTCCACAGCTATTTGGATGTTTTGGATGCAGCAAACTGTGGAGGTGATTTTTTCTTGGAACTCTTTTATGAGCATTTTGATCTTTTGCCGGTTTGTTTTATGGTTAACCACGTTTGTTATGTTGCTGGCACCAGCTGTTACTCCTCCAGCTACTGCCGTACCGATTCCCACCCCTGTTACTACCAGAGACGCTCCGAGTGTGAACGGAGCGAGAATAAGTCCAACTACAGATGCGATTCCTCCAGCCAGTCCTACGACACCTCCTGTGAGACTGCCTACAGTTGTGTTGAAATGGACTCTTTCCAAACCATCAGCCAGGGCTCTCAGTTCCCCTAGCGTCCTATAAAGTGTCTTAATAGTttgcatgttctgaaaaaaaaggcaaatttcatcaaatcaaatttttgcattttcagtgttttttcccCATGTTGTGTCAATGTGTACTTTTTAAAGCAAATTCTATGAacaattaatatttgaataagGTAACTCACCTTTTCAAGAAGATATTTAATGATGAAAGGTCTGGTCAAGATCTTGCTGACAGACGGGCGTTTCGCCGGATTGGGCTGAAGTGTGTCTACTAACAGCTGACAAAGATCCTCAGAGTAGGTCTTAGGAAGAGCTTCATGGGAGGATGCAAGTCTCTTTTTAACATTCTCAACTTTGAGTATTGCAGGAAACTAAATGGGGATAAAAATTAAGAATCAGTTGTCAAAATCTTTGTATTCCCAAAAGATGTAGTCCCACTGAGACAAAACAATTGAGCAAACACATTTGTAAAGCAAACAGAGATAGAGCGAGAGCAGCCAGGGTGTTTGGTTACATGTGAACATGCTTTggatataattttgtatgtgtttatttatttatttatttatttattgttcaaaCAAAGCACTCGCATCGCTTCATAAAAACTGAGGTTAAACCACTGGAGTCACATGGAGTCTGGACCTTGACTGTGTAAGTTACACTGGATCTCTAAAGAGGGAAGGAAAtcactcagatttcattaaaactaTCTGAGTTCTGAAGGTGAATAAAGGTACAGGTGTGGAATGACAGAAGTTTCTTTTTTGGTGACTTAACCCTTTAATTGGTTTACTAATTAACCGATTTTTGTTTTGAGACTGCATTGATATTTCTTAATACATTATATTCAATTCCCTGCaataaatttgaatatcatggttTTAACCTTTTGAAACTCTTTCAATCTGATGAAAGGAAAATCTCACCGCACATTTCAGCATGCACAACTCGTAGATGACACATCCAAGACTCCATATTTCTCTGTGATGGTTATTAACATCATAGTATTAGTATTCAGTTTGAAACATTATGTATAGCCAGTCATCATTACatttttgaagatgttttttatttatttatttgtttacgtTTTTTCCCCATAAGGTTTGTCATTCAAAATCTCAGGTGCAATATATGAAGAAGGTACATCTTCAGCTGTTTGTCCTTTAGTGGATCTGATAGAAACAGGAAAATATGTGTCAGAATACAAATCATAAAGCAAATATGtactttatatgtattttttgtattatgcATAGAAGAGTTCCTGACAAAGTTATGTTTTGAATGAAACAATACCGTTGATGGACCACTCCAAACTCTCCAAGACGGATGGTTCCACATGTAGTGAAGAATATACTCTGTCAGAAGAAAACAGATGTATGTTGTTATAAGTCTGGAGATGGTGATATTGAGTGaaagtattttctgtttcattcTCAGGATTTTTGCATTTCCAGTACACTGATAAACTTTTGCAACTTGAAACTGCAGAATTTTTGTTGTCTCAAATGTTACGGACGTTATGTTTACATGAGTGTGATGtactaaaaacagaaaacaacatcGTTATAATAGTTCCCATTCACACAGATCTgtgaaaacaaaaatgctgtattctgctgccaggccagtagttggcgacgTCACTTAGTCAAGAAACACCTTGCGAAAAATGTAATAGGCATGAGCATGagataattcacatttttattgctTACATTACTGTTGTGTAAATGAACGGCCAAAACACATTAAAGGGTTTTCGGTTTTCGGTTGAAAATGCACTGCCTCTTTGTGTTCGTGAATTGTTGTATTTATGTTTCCATTGGATTATTTTACATCCTAATTTCTTAATTAttctataattatttaaaattcacacataataataaatgtattgagCCAAGTTAGATGCATTTTTAGAGCACTTTAGGTGAATTATCAGCTCCAGTGCTTCCACGATCCCATTTAGATTATGTGTATAAAGTGAATTAAATCTTTACCTCGGGTCGCAGGTTTTTATGCAGGATCTTTTGATCATGCAGATACTTTAAAGCCATGCAGATCTTCACAATCCAGTCCAGAATCTGTAATTCAGTACAATGTGAATTTaccaattttattttgttaaaaatgcaATCCTTAATATTGACGGCAAGAAgttaaaatggtttgaaatggCACACACCTGTCTATAAGAGGTCTAACTGCTGAAAGTGCATACCAGAGCAAAAACGAAACTGTGACCAACATATGGGGTATGATTACTTTCACAAGGCACTGTTTATTATGAGAAACACCATTGTTTTAAACGTGGGAAGCCGGTTGCTCAGGTGTTCTCTGACATACATCTCAAGATAAACTTATGCATGCCATTATATAGGGTTGTGTTGCTATAAAAGATCCTATAGATCACGTTATCTCAATCCTGCTCTTGAGTGTCACAGAGATTTGCTCCAGCCTGCTCCAACATATCTGTCTAGTAGTTTCTAGTAAACCTAATGACCTATattagctgcttcaggtgttTCAATAGGGTTGAAGTCAGACAACGCTGCTCCAGTTTAATAAATCATGCTAATGTATGGATGGATCTCTGCTCCTGGAgaactaaaaatgttttatatccaAAACTAATCAAGTACACTTGCTTGTATTTTTAAGTGATTCTGAAGAATATAATGCCTGTGCTAATGGGTTAAGCCTCACCATCAATCCACCATCATACCTCATTTTCAGAAAACATAGCATTttccttctttttgtttttgattttctgAGCGAGATCTCCACCTTTACAGTGCTCCAGTACAAGATACAGACAGTCAGAAACTGAAACAGATTcaatacagtttaaaattatttaaaaacacactaatatttaatcatttgtttagCTCTGAATGCAGCTAATGTAGATGAACAGAATAAATTCAGCATTTTCTCTCAACCTTTGATAAATTCCTTGTGCTGGACGATGTGTGGGTGATTGAGATCTGGGAGGAACATTGATTCGTCCTAAAAACAGAGAGAACTCAtagagttacatttatttatagcacttcattcataaatattgtttcaaagcagctttacagtaataaAGAGGAAAATAACAGTTACTGGTTAATGTTGTTTAAAGGCAtggtagttcaccccaaaatgaaaagcaTACCATTTACTCAATCACAAGCatttaggtatatatatatatatatatattatttatttaattatttttttcagacgCACAAAATCTGAGTTAGATTAAATCATGTCCTGGCTCTTCTAAGCTTTATAATGCGAGTGAATGGGGCACTgtattttgaagcccaaaaaagtgcatccatccatcataaaagtaCCAACACAGCTCTAGGGGGTTAATATAGGCCTTCTGAAGCAATGCGATGGGTGCATTGTAAGAAAATTGTATTAacataatggtaacactttagattacagCCAGCAATGTAACGTGTAATTAAACAGAATTTACAGCGTACCTAGTTGTAACTATGGAGTATCTCAACAGTATCTACTCATAGCTATAAGGGATTAATATGCAATGTTTGGGGGATAAGGGGGTAATGACTTGGAAAATTAAACGTATTTATACTGTAAAGGATTTACAAGTAAGGTGTAACTATTCTAAGATACTACACGTAACATGAGGGTAACAAGGGTTGACTTTCAATTACAGCCCGCTGATGttacacttacatttaaatttaatcatttagcagacacttttatccaaagcaacttacaaatgataCTTACACAGTAACTACACGTAACAAGGGTGTAGGTTTGCATAGTAGTAAAGAAAAGTGTTGCAGTACATTTTATTCTTCTTGTCTCAAACCACATACGGAAGCTGAAGTGCACCCACAGCACTACTCTAGGAACAGGAGGTACTCTATAGTTACAAACAGATACACTGTATATTCTGTTTAATTACACGGTACATTGGCTGTAATCTAAAGCTTTACCAACATAATATgtaataacattaattaattgcatgcaggtattattattattatttttttttttaaatataagcacAATGTAAAAACGTATACAAAATAAGTGTATTGTatcaaattatgaatttaaatgtaagttcacagtagttaaggccacctaatataaagttgGGCCAAAGTCAagtacacctaggatggcttgagggttagtaaatcatggggtacttttattttggggtgagctATCCCCTTAAGTATTAATATCTCTGCGGGGACTATAGGAACTTATCTTTCTCCTCATTAAACTCTCAGTTCTCATAATAATTAAACCTTCTAACTTACCTGGTTAGTGCTCAACTTTttaacgacaaactgatcaccaGCTTCATCTTTTACCAGGATCTTATTCTCCTCTTCCTTCACCAGAGTGTAGCCATGTTCTTTTAGAGACAACTGACTATTGCCCATTGCTGAAGATATCTGCAAAGCACCATGTTTAAGAAGGGAATGTACAGCAATCGATTGAAATATCATTGGTGAGAGTAGTGCTTACCTTTAATTTCTGAAAGAACTTATATTTTGAGACCGTAAAATTATTTCTATGATTTGATATTGCAACTGGTTTTCTTTTGACCTATAAGCTAagataattaatgtttttcagatAATAACTATTTGGAGCttctgttaattaaattaaactcttttgttgtgttaacagaatttttattttattttattttttattttcattgaactCAAAATTTTAAGGCAACCAGATTACTTACTTTTTAAGTTAAATCATCAATAATTTTGCACAGTCTACTTGACAATCAATTTGTaatcagatgtttttatttttttattattaatctgaTTTAATAAAGCCATCTGAATAGCTGTTTTTGGACAGATTTTTCTTACCTGAAAAATGTAAACTGGGAGCAAAACCCTGTGTGTTCCTGTCTTTAGAAATGGTTATTATCTTCAATAAAGTTTCGTCCTTCGTTTAAGGCTTCGATCAGAAGAACTGTATTTTTTCACGGAGCAGAACGTCTTTAAATGCAGTAGTTCAGTTTCACTTTGACGGATATTTGGGAGGGGCGAAAACATTATGGTTTATGGTTTTCAAACAAATCACATGTTGTATAacagcatgctttttaaaactaatttagtataaaatatctgttaaataaaataataattgattaaatgccatcaatgttttactaaaaACACCTCTCTGTCAAAAGGTATTTAAAAACCTGTTCTTTTAAGAGTCACATTTagcacatttagatttttttcttttttaattccgTTATCAACAAAACTAATTATTTGTTTCaaccaaattaaaaatgtaaggtTTTCATCTGTCCAGCTGGATCTCTGCATGtaaataataaacggagcagtaattttattttgaatgattcTCCCTCAGCAAACATCCACAAGTTAACAATGTAATCAAGAATACTCACGGTCCACCAGGGGCAGACTGGCCATCTGGACGTTCTGGAGAAATCCATCCAACAATAAAGGGATGTGACACCTGGCAAGTGGGGACACTAATGCAATCTATTTTTGCTAATAAGAAACCAAAACTGCTGTATACAGCCTGCAATGTCTTTAGTATGGACCCCTGGATCAATTTAGACTCGGTTGatcaattttaaattatttgaaatataagtcACGTAATGTTACGAGTCCCTGCTCTTTCTCTTTCGTTTTCCTTTCCTGAGTGCAGCTGCTAATTGGATGCTGGCAGAGACCATAACAAACACCTGAAGCCTCTATCTATTTAAGAGCTGTTGGCACTTCAGTGGTGGCTTGCCCTGGGAACTCTGTTTTCTGTTTGCGTTTAGTCTTGTTTCGCATTCTCTTTTGTTTAAGGATGGTGATTGCCTGTTAAGTTAACACAGAGTACATAGAAAGCATGGGTAATTGAGCGGACTAGGAAAACTTTCGCTGTGTTTGATTTCTTCCTCGGGAGATAGGAAGTTTTCTTGACTCTTGGGTTAGTGGTAGTTGAAATTAATTAACTCACCAGTTCTTATTTAGGATTCGTTGTGAtacagtttttgctgtttttctattttttatattaattttacctGTATAATAAAACTTTAACTTTTTGCGCTGGCCACTGTGGTGTTTGTTGCCTGTCAGAATGGGTTTCTTATGTTGGTCGTAACataaattgggggctcgtccagGATATGAATCACCTTTTGTTTGAAGATCTACTTTTTTGTAGTATCTTTTGTTACTTAATGCTTTTGTGTGGACTGCTATAGTTTTCTAGAATgctttgtcattttatatttatgcaattcTACTTTTGTGTTTTGTAGATTGCTTTAAGAGATTGAGGTAATTCTACTTGTGTCATGTAGCTTGCTTTGTGTTGTTGCATTGCTACTTCTGCTTGTTTGTAGCATGCTTTTGTTTATTGCATTTCTACTTCGTTTTTGTACCGTAGCTTGATTTGTATTTGATGCATGGCTACTTTGGGTATGTCCTTTGGCTGCATTTAGTAGTTTGAAAGGTGGGTTTTGACTATTTTTTGCTGTTCTTTTTGTGCAAACTAGTTGAGTGGCCATGGGCTGGAGGTGCTTCAAGGGGTAAAGtgtatggtcccactttatattaggtggccttaactactatgtactaacataaaaaaaataagtacaatgtacttactgtgttcatattgtattgtaaaacacttttgctgctattgaggtgggatggggtaaggttagggagagggttggaggtatgggtaagtttaagggtgggttaaggtgtaaagaatGGGTCAACAGtgtcattataaatgtaattacagaaattaaatacagatgtcattacatgtagttttttttaatgtaagtacaatgtaaaaacatgtatgtacaaaataagtacattgtactaaattattaattaaaatgtaagtacatggtagttaaggccacttaatataaagtgggtccaagtgtatttgcttatttgtattttactgtatttcttactTCCTCTTGTGGAGCCTCTTTAAGGAAGTTTTTTGATGGAGGATTTTGATTTGGAGAAGTTTTTTTGCAGTCTCCGTCATAAGTACAGTAATAGATGTTGGAAAGCAGAACTTAAGAAAATTGCTAATTCTGATAAAACCGTATTTGTTGTTGTGTTAAGGAAACCATGAGACAAAGTTGATCTAGATTGGATCAAAAGGAATCTTCAGGTGATGCTGCTTCAAAAATGGTTTTGCAGACTAGTCAGTTTGATATGCATAAAGACTCCTTTGTTGAAGTCTCAACGTGAAGGAACTTTAACTCGAAGAACTGCAggttaaaggtcccatgacacggattatttcctttatttaaatgcttttttttatgtttcctgaTGTGTACTTATACagtattgttatttaaaatttagaaataaaaagcatttttatatcctgatattagccctctggcttgaatgctctgtttgaaggggcatgtctgctgtgagactccaaGTAAACgccaactgttgtgattggctgacatctctGCATTCGAAATGCATCTTACATGtcgaacccctctcaaatatatatatatatatatatatatatatatatatatatatatatatatattttttttttactattacagccaTCGAGATTAACATAGCGTGGAAGTgttgtttatataattattttttagattttattcccatcacatgaaaggctgcagtgatgagcattgagtagacagagtctgtttatcgcgtgaatgcagtgatctctTCATTATTGTAAcgcgttttctctcacaaaatgctttcagcACAGCTTACAGCAAAcccatgaatacagtaagagctccgttgtgcagcattaCAGCATCATTCATTATAACAGCAGTTTAGGCAAGAGATAaactcgcgatgtgtaacagctccgaaAAAAATAAAGGGAGCGTTCTTTGATCACTCTCtatagttaaatcacaatttaaataaaagatttgtttcatgatatgctaataaGAGAAGCAATGTGAAGTTGAtcatttagtcactggcttgattcactgatgcataaatagtattaaacgatttagaaagaaagtctgtgtgaacttgaatgattagcatcacatcagaaatcactgatcacagatcaggcattaatgaacactgttactcactgtctGTGGcagtgctgtcgaatccatatcataaaagtctgtttgaaacgcctgtgctgacattgcgactgaattatatgtaaatatttgggcgggaaAAGCATAGAATGGGGAGGTACATTTTCTCCTTATAACGTCATaaggaggagattcaagatcagcccggttgagcttccattttctcaaggcagagaaagatagcaaaatcttgatttacaccgattcaaatttctagaaacttggggaccatatacaggctaggggaactcatattaatgttaaaaaaacctcagaaagtgaacatttcatgtcatgggacctttaaaggaAAAACAAATTGCAATTGACAGAGCTAAAAAGTTTAGAACTGGAGTCAGGAAAATTGGAGCGGGAGAGAGGGAGAACTCATGCGTTTGAAAAATTAGAACTTTGAGCAGTAATGCAGTCAAACAGCTGTGACAATTGTAGCTAGTGAGGACTTTGCTGTGTAACGCTGGCTTTGCTGTGCTGGGTGTGCTCACTCCACCATGGGCTGAATAAATGTGGGCCGTCTCTCTCCCCCCAATCTGAAGGGGGAGCTGTCTGTTTTCGGTCCATCTGACAGTAGCTGATTGACAGGACTGTTTAAAAGCATCTCCTGCCAGTTGTTCTCTCTCTGCTCTtagttttcttttgtttctcatttactgacttaataataataattcattacatttatatagcgcttttctaggcactcaaagcgcttacatagtcaggggggtatctcctcatccaccaccagtgtgcagcatccacctggatgatgcgacggcagccatagtgcgccagaacacccaccacacaccagcttattggtggagaggagacagagtgatgaagccaatcagcagataccTTTAATGATTCAAATTATGATTTCtttgtataatttaatgttttaataaattattttggatTTGGCTTAGCAAGCTTTGTGGTCTTCCCTATGTCATTGCTACTGTGAGCCAGGTAGTCATGACATATGGGGGCTCGTCCCTGTATTAACACACAATTTTGGGTATCAGACTCAGATGAAAAAGGCAAGACAGATTGACAAATAAAACTGCACCCGTATCACGCAGAATTTTCACTGGAACGCGATGTGAGTCTCCAACCAATGCCACAAAACCCTCCGTGACAAACGGTGCATAATCCGTTGTAATAGATATAGGAAATTCAATCTCATCACATTGTACATTGCTCAAACCCTTATCAATTGACACTGTACAATGTCTTTTGTCATTGTGTCCGTATTAACACGAATATAGCGACGTTCTTTATAAGTACTATTAGGACTAAAGTCACGAGCTGGAGTCTTGTGTATGAGAAAAAGATTATCAGCAAGAACAGCGACATCTGCTGCTGTTTTCATATGATGTTCGCTAATATAAGTAGCTATTCGATCAGACAAAGTGTTCTTAAGTTGTTCTAATATCATAAGATCACACAACCTCTTCAGCTGTAAGCCACCGATGAAAGAAGCTGGTTAATTCCCTAGCCCACTCAGCGTAGGTTTGCTTATCTGACTGTTTACATGATCGAAAACGCTGTGTATAAGCCTCGGGAATTAACTCGTAAGACTTTAACACAGTTGCCTTGATACATCGATAGACCTTTTCAGAAGACGGTAAAGCCACAAATGCCTTCTGTGCATGGCCAATTAACgtggtttataataataaaattttatccTCATCACTCCAATTTTGCTGGTAAGCAATATtctcaaataatgagaaaaacaCATCTGGATCATGCTCATTAAACTTAGGCAGAAACTTGATCATACCGGCCAGGCCAGACTGCTGCGACTTGCCAAGTTTGCCCTCAGCTACTAATTGCAGCCTAGTACGC comes from Carassius auratus strain Wakin chromosome 3, ASM336829v1, whole genome shotgun sequence and encodes:
- the LOC113055803 gene encoding calcium/calmodulin-dependent protein kinase type 1D-like — its product is MIFQSIAVHSLLKHGALQISSAMGNSQLSLKEHGYTLVKEEENKILVKDEAGDQFVVKKLSTNQDESMFLPDLNHPHIVQHKEFIKVSDCLYLVLEHCKGGDLAQKIKNKKKENAMFSENEILDWIVKICMALKYLHDQKILHKNLRPESIFFTTCGTIRLGEFGVVHQRSTKGQTAEDVPSSYIAPEILNDKPYGEKTEIWSLGCVIYELCMLKCAFPAILKVENVKKRLASSHEALPKTYSEDLCQLLVDTLQPNPAKRPSVSKILTRPFIIKYLLEKNMQTIKTLYRTLGELRALADGLERVHFNTTVGSLTGGVVGLAGGIASVVGLILAPFTLGASLVVTGVGIGTAVAGGVTAGASNITNVVNHKTNRQKIKMLIKEFQEKITSTVCCIQNIQIAVETLERQFSTSDQSSINAQPGANAGARLGRGLGGIPELLRLIEVVNVGKVAAQAARAVRVAEAATGVLTALFVAVDIFFVFLDSREIHKIRQDYALKERKGKSKSTSNQGTGSTNQTSNNSDTTNLLPSNTQQAEELKSETMKFVTKIKETTDELQKILDTLRDALQPFSELPNNDN